In the Brucella anthropi ATCC 49188 genome, one interval contains:
- the glyS gene encoding glycine--tRNA ligase subunit beta → MPDLLLELFSEEIPARMQRKAAGDLKKMITDGLVEAGLTYEAATPYWTPRRLTLDIRGLTVRSKDVHEDIKGPSVTAPEQAIQGFLRKAGLTDVAQAHVHSDPKKGDFYVAHLTKPGRAAEEIVAELVPQTIRNFPWPKSMRWGAASARPGSLRWVRPLQSILCTFGPETEETVVIDFDVDGIKSGNVTYGHRFLSDGQPIKVRRFEDYVEKLEKAFVVLDAERRKEIISQDAHNLAFASGLELVEDDGLLEEVSGLVEWPVVLMGEFEEEFLAIPPEVIRLTIRANQKCFVTRKQGEAEALSNKFILVSNIAARDGGTEIAYGNGKVVRARLSDALYFWHTDQHDLPDLDKLVASAEKFGLDLKKPLDQRMARLDALNVTFHAKLGTQGARVERIRELAAQIAPLVGADPKLAARAAVLAKADLTTEVVGEFPELQGAMGRKYALLQGEDEAVAAAIEEHYKPQGPSDVVPKNPVSVAVALADKLDTLVGFWAIDEKPTGSKDPFALRRAALGVIRLLLSQEWKFPLLPLFRSAFAALKEGQVQRKLREFETKLAGENSGDIDGEQDVDNALASYEKQVRAEAEASSEPVLADLLSFLHDRFKVHLKEEGARYDAIDAVLSPEADNLLLVARRLEALIVFINEEDGKNLLAGTKRAANILAAEEKKGTKVADSVSASLLHEAEEKALFEAVTLASQDAEAAIAREDFNGAMLALAKLRGPVDTFFEKVLVNDEDENVRANRLALLDQIRAATGKVADFSKIAG, encoded by the coding sequence ATGCCTGATTTGTTGCTCGAACTCTTTTCCGAAGAAATCCCCGCCCGCATGCAACGCAAGGCTGCTGGTGATCTGAAGAAGATGATTACCGATGGTCTGGTGGAAGCCGGTCTTACCTATGAAGCTGCGACCCCTTATTGGACGCCACGTCGTCTGACGCTCGATATTCGCGGCCTCACCGTGCGTTCCAAGGACGTGCACGAAGACATTAAGGGCCCGTCGGTCACAGCACCGGAACAGGCCATTCAGGGTTTTCTGCGCAAGGCCGGTCTGACGGATGTCGCCCAAGCCCATGTCCACTCCGATCCGAAGAAGGGTGATTTCTATGTCGCCCATCTGACGAAGCCGGGCCGCGCAGCGGAAGAGATCGTCGCCGAACTGGTGCCGCAGACGATCCGCAATTTCCCATGGCCGAAATCCATGCGCTGGGGTGCGGCTTCGGCCAGGCCGGGTTCGCTTCGTTGGGTGCGTCCGCTGCAGTCGATCCTCTGCACCTTCGGTCCCGAAACCGAGGAAACCGTGGTCATCGATTTCGATGTCGATGGCATCAAGTCGGGTAATGTCACCTATGGCCATCGTTTCCTGAGCGACGGTCAGCCAATCAAGGTACGTCGCTTCGAGGATTATGTCGAAAAACTCGAAAAGGCTTTCGTGGTTCTCGACGCCGAGCGCCGCAAGGAAATCATTTCGCAGGACGCGCATAATCTCGCCTTCGCTTCCGGTCTTGAGCTGGTCGAAGACGATGGGCTTCTGGAAGAAGTGTCCGGTCTGGTCGAATGGCCGGTCGTGCTGATGGGCGAATTCGAGGAAGAATTCCTGGCCATTCCGCCGGAAGTCATCCGCCTCACCATCCGCGCCAACCAGAAGTGCTTCGTCACTCGCAAGCAGGGCGAAGCCGAAGCGCTTTCCAACAAGTTCATTCTGGTGTCGAACATCGCTGCCCGCGATGGCGGCACGGAAATCGCTTACGGTAACGGCAAGGTCGTGCGCGCACGCCTGTCGGATGCACTCTATTTCTGGCACACAGATCAGCATGATCTGCCCGACCTCGACAAGCTCGTCGCTTCGGCGGAAAAGTTCGGTCTTGATCTGAAGAAGCCGCTCGATCAGCGCATGGCGCGTCTGGATGCATTGAATGTGACCTTCCATGCCAAGCTTGGCACGCAAGGCGCACGCGTTGAACGCATTCGCGAACTGGCTGCGCAGATTGCGCCGCTGGTGGGTGCCGATCCGAAACTTGCAGCGCGTGCGGCAGTTCTGGCAAAGGCTGACCTCACCACGGAAGTTGTCGGCGAATTCCCTGAACTTCAGGGCGCAATGGGTCGCAAATATGCGTTGCTTCAGGGCGAAGATGAAGCCGTCGCTGCTGCGATTGAAGAACACTACAAGCCGCAAGGCCCGTCCGATGTTGTGCCGAAGAACCCGGTTTCGGTTGCCGTCGCGCTTGCCGACAAGCTCGACACGTTGGTCGGATTCTGGGCGATCGATGAAAAGCCGACCGGCTCGAAGGACCCGTTTGCTCTGCGTCGTGCGGCATTGGGTGTGATCCGTCTCCTGCTGTCGCAGGAATGGAAGTTCCCGCTGCTGCCGCTCTTCCGCTCGGCCTTTGCCGCGCTGAAAGAAGGTCAGGTCCAGCGCAAGTTGCGCGAGTTTGAAACCAAGCTTGCTGGGGAAAACTCCGGTGATATCGACGGCGAACAGGACGTTGACAACGCATTGGCCAGCTATGAAAAGCAGGTTCGCGCCGAGGCGGAAGCATCGTCCGAGCCGGTGCTGGCTGATCTCTTGTCGTTCCTCCATGACCGTTTCAAGGTGCATCTGAAAGAAGAAGGTGCACGCTACGACGCCATTGATGCCGTGTTGTCGCCGGAAGCCGACAATCTGCTGCTGGTCGCGCGTCGACTGGAAGCGCTGATCGTCTTCATCAACGAAGAAGACGGCAAGAACCTTCTGGCTGGCACCAAGCGCGCCGCCAACATTCTCGCTGCCGAAGAGAAGAAGGGTACGAAGGTTGCAGACAGCGTAAGCGCGTCTCTTCTCCACGAAGCGGAAGAAAAGGCGCTGTTCGAAGCCGTCACTCTGGCTTCGCAAGATGCCGAGGCTGCCATTGCCCGTGAAGATTTCAACGGTGCGATGCTGGCGCTCGCCAAGCTGCGTGGTCCGGTCGATACGTTCTTCGAAAAGGTGCTGGTGAACGACGAGGACGAGAATGTCCGCGCTAATCGTCTGGCCTTGCTCGACCAGATTCGTGCAGCTACCGGAAAAGTGGCGGATTTCTCGAAAATCGCGGGCTGA
- a CDS encoding putative signal transducing protein, translated as MIELIRTNDSVLLSFAEALMKEAGIAYFIADTNMSIIEGSLGVLPRRLLVSEEQLEEARQILIDAEIEHELRDR; from the coding sequence ATGATCGAACTTATCCGTACGAATGATTCCGTTCTGCTGTCCTTTGCCGAGGCCTTGATGAAAGAGGCCGGGATCGCCTATTTCATTGCCGACACGAATATGAGCATCATCGAAGGCTCTTTGGGCGTATTGCCGCGCCGCCTTCTGGTCAGCGAAGAGCAGCTTGAAGAAGCAAGGCAGATTCTGATCGATGCCGAGATTGAACACGAACTGCGCGATCGATGA
- the nhaA gene encoding Na+/H+ antiporter NhaA — protein sequence MNHSPNQSRPVSIMRRFLDSESAGGVSLMVAAALALIVANSPFSQAYFDILHTHIGPLSLTDWINDALMAVFFLLVGLEIKREFLDGQLASWPNRMLPGIAAAGGVILPAIIFTAFNWHDPAKVRGWAVPSATDIAFALGVLSLLGSRVPSSLKVFLATLAILDDLAAVVIIAIFYTAEISMPYLGGAFAAAIVLFVMNRMGVMKLLPYLIGGAALWFFVLNSGVHATVAGVVTALMIPLKAAPGRPDDMTSPLHVLEHALAKPVAFIIVPIFGFANAGISFAGLDASVMRDTLTLGIMLGLFIGKQLGVFGAAWLAIKTGLAQKPLGATWIQLYGVAVLCGIGFTMSIFIGLLSFPSDLMQAETKIGVLAGSGLSAICGYILLRLVTKPKNT from the coding sequence ATGAACCATAGCCCAAACCAAAGCCGCCCCGTATCCATCATGCGGCGCTTTCTGGATAGCGAATCTGCAGGGGGTGTAAGCCTCATGGTGGCGGCAGCGCTTGCGCTGATCGTGGCGAATTCTCCGTTCTCGCAGGCCTATTTCGATATACTGCACACTCATATCGGTCCGCTGAGTCTGACGGACTGGATCAACGATGCCTTGATGGCGGTGTTCTTCCTGCTTGTGGGGCTGGAGATCAAACGCGAATTTCTCGACGGTCAACTGGCAAGCTGGCCAAACCGAATGCTGCCCGGTATCGCCGCTGCGGGCGGCGTCATCCTGCCAGCCATCATCTTCACCGCTTTCAACTGGCACGACCCTGCCAAGGTACGCGGCTGGGCTGTGCCATCTGCCACCGACATCGCCTTCGCGCTCGGCGTTCTGTCGCTTCTGGGTTCACGGGTTCCTTCCAGCCTCAAGGTGTTTCTGGCGACACTTGCTATCCTGGACGATCTCGCAGCCGTCGTCATCATCGCCATTTTCTATACGGCTGAAATCTCCATGCCATATCTTGGCGGAGCTTTCGCCGCCGCTATCGTTCTGTTCGTCATGAACCGGATGGGCGTGATGAAGCTCCTGCCCTACCTGATCGGCGGAGCAGCGCTCTGGTTCTTCGTGTTGAATTCCGGTGTTCATGCAACGGTTGCAGGCGTGGTGACAGCACTTATGATTCCGCTGAAGGCCGCGCCCGGCAGGCCTGACGACATGACCTCGCCGCTGCATGTGCTGGAACACGCGCTGGCCAAGCCTGTTGCCTTCATCATCGTGCCGATTTTCGGCTTCGCCAATGCGGGCATATCGTTTGCCGGTCTCGATGCCTCGGTGATGCGGGATACACTCACGCTTGGCATTATGCTTGGCCTCTTCATCGGCAAACAGCTCGGCGTTTTCGGAGCCGCCTGGCTTGCGATCAAGACAGGTCTCGCACAAAAGCCGCTCGGGGCCACGTGGATCCAGCTTTACGGCGTGGCGGTCCTGTGCGGGATCGGCTTTACAATGAGCATCTTCATCGGCCTCCTCTCCTTCCCGTCCGATCTCATGCAGGCGGAAACGAAGATCGGTGTTCTGGCCGGTTCGGGCCTGTCGGCCATTTGCGGCTATATCCTGCTGCGGCTGGTCACAAAGCCGAAAAACACCTGA
- a CDS encoding VOC family protein, protein MVLTAIFAQLNCSDLERSTEWFATIFDRNPDARPMQGLAEWHHGLSAGFQLYQNPAEAGHGTLTLIVHDVRAEHARLSFDGIRPGNVEIADYTTILRLHDPDRNLVVLAQPRF, encoded by the coding sequence ATGGTGCTCACTGCTATTTTCGCCCAGCTCAATTGCTCCGACCTCGAACGCAGCACGGAATGGTTTGCCACGATCTTCGATCGCAATCCCGATGCGCGACCGATGCAGGGACTGGCTGAATGGCATCACGGGTTGAGTGCGGGCTTCCAGCTTTACCAGAACCCGGCGGAAGCAGGGCACGGCACACTGACACTCATCGTCCACGACGTACGAGCCGAACATGCGCGTCTTTCATTCGATGGGATTCGCCCCGGAAATGTCGAGATAGCTGACTATACGACGATTCTGAGATTGCACGACCCGGACCGCAATCTGGTCGTGCTGGCACAGCCGCGTTTCTAG
- a CDS encoding tRNA1(Val) (adenine(37)-N6)-methyltransferase, which produces MTSEASFETEDEAGETLDVFHRGAFHLIQPALKGHRSGVDAMILASSVPNGFAGRVADLGSGAGAAGLAVASRCPDANITLVERSAFMAGFARRSVAHPLNAALAGRISVIEADVGLRGKARIAAGLVDNSFDFVIMNPPFNEARDRSTPDPLKAEAHVMPEGMFEQWVRTAAAIVKPGGGIAIIARPGSISSILEALSGRFGGLRIIPVQPRPEAAAIRIVVTGTRGSRAGLSLMPALVLHGSDGHGFTPRANGINNGLDALI; this is translated from the coding sequence ATGACTTCGGAAGCAAGTTTTGAAACTGAAGATGAGGCTGGAGAAACGCTCGATGTGTTTCATCGTGGGGCGTTTCACCTCATCCAGCCCGCATTGAAAGGCCATCGTTCCGGTGTGGATGCGATGATTCTGGCAAGCTCCGTTCCAAACGGCTTTGCCGGGCGCGTTGCCGATCTTGGCAGCGGTGCGGGCGCTGCAGGGCTTGCTGTTGCGTCGCGCTGCCCTGACGCCAATATCACCCTCGTCGAACGTTCCGCTTTCATGGCGGGCTTTGCCCGCAGAAGTGTTGCGCATCCGCTGAACGCCGCTCTTGCAGGCCGTATCAGTGTGATCGAAGCCGACGTCGGCCTGAGAGGCAAGGCGCGCATCGCCGCAGGGCTTGTCGACAACAGTTTCGACTTCGTCATCATGAATCCGCCCTTCAACGAAGCGCGCGATCGCAGCACACCCGATCCGCTGAAGGCGGAAGCGCATGTCATGCCCGAAGGTATGTTCGAGCAATGGGTGCGCACTGCGGCGGCCATTGTGAAGCCTGGCGGAGGCATTGCCATTATTGCCCGACCCGGTTCGATTTCTTCCATCCTCGAAGCACTGTCGGGACGATTTGGCGGGCTGAGAATCATTCCCGTTCAGCCCCGCCCCGAAGCGGCGGCGATCCGTATTGTCGTGACAGGCACACGCGGGAGCCGCGCCGGTCTTTCGCTGATGCCGGCGCTTGTTCTCCACGGCAGCGACGGCCACGGCTTCACCCCACGCGCCAACGGCATCAATAACGGGCTCGACGCTCTGATCTAG
- a CDS encoding S49 family peptidase produces the protein MPGLLTRLVPRRFRPVSIEIPVVRLHGAIMSGGSAFRPMLSLASTAAVLEKAFTDKETPAVAISLNSPGGSPVQSRLIYRRIRDLAAEHQKKVFIFVEDVAASGGYMIALAGDEIIADPSSIVGSIGVVSASFGFPELLKKIGVERRVYTAGSNKVTLDPFQPEKKTDIERLKSLQLEIHETFIDMVKERRGTKLAEDKDLFTGLFWTGIKGHELGLIDGLGDMRSFLRKTYGDKVKLKLVEQKRGLLGRKMPGIDMALGNLEPASIAAHLGDGLLSVAEEKALWGRYGL, from the coding sequence TTGCCCGGTTTATTGACGCGCCTTGTTCCACGCCGCTTCCGCCCGGTTTCCATCGAGATACCTGTCGTGCGGCTGCATGGCGCCATCATGTCCGGTGGATCTGCATTCCGTCCGATGCTTTCACTGGCGTCGACCGCAGCAGTCCTTGAAAAGGCGTTCACCGACAAGGAGACGCCCGCCGTCGCCATTTCGCTCAACTCGCCCGGCGGATCACCGGTTCAGTCCCGACTGATCTACCGGCGTATCCGCGACCTTGCCGCCGAACACCAGAAGAAGGTTTTTATCTTCGTCGAAGATGTTGCCGCCTCGGGTGGCTACATGATCGCGCTGGCTGGTGACGAAATCATCGCCGATCCGTCATCCATCGTGGGTTCTATCGGCGTGGTGTCGGCCTCGTTCGGCTTCCCCGAACTTCTGAAAAAGATCGGTGTGGAGCGCCGCGTCTATACGGCAGGCTCCAACAAGGTGACGCTCGACCCGTTCCAGCCGGAGAAGAAGACCGACATCGAGCGGCTGAAATCACTGCAGCTCGAAATCCACGAGACCTTCATCGACATGGTGAAGGAACGGCGCGGTACGAAACTTGCAGAAGACAAGGACCTGTTTACCGGGCTGTTCTGGACCGGCATCAAGGGGCATGAGCTTGGCCTGATTGACGGGCTTGGCGATATGCGCAGCTTCCTGCGCAAAACCTACGGCGACAAGGTTAAGCTCAAGCTCGTGGAACAGAAACGCGGCCTTCTGGGGCGCAAGATGCCCGGCATTGATATGGCACTCGGTAATCTTGAACCGGCTTCCATTGCCGCGCATCTCGGCGACGGGCTGCTTTCAGTAGCCGAAGAAAAGGCACTTTGGGGCCGTTATGGCCTGTAA
- a CDS encoding L-threonylcarbamoyladenylate synthase: MRSNLGRSRGGKPVSDIVKFDDEAVQRAVEVLRRGGLVAIPTETVYGLAADAANGEGVAGIFAAKGRPQFNPLIAHVSGIAMAERYVTFDALSRKLAEMFWPGPLTIVLPLKDRQDTDRPIHPLVTAGLSTLAIRMPLGRVRDIIEGLDSPVAAPSANTSGRISPTSARAVADDLGNKLDLILDAGPCGVGVESTIVKVDGNKVHLLRPGGLAAEEIEAVIGEKLVRADHTSAIQAPGMMASHYAPDAAMRLGVGSVQPGEALLAFGPQRVAGADTAKVIMNLSADGNLREAAANLFDFMRRLDATGATTIAVEPIPFEGLGEAINDRLKRAAAPR; this comes from the coding sequence ATGCGCTCCAACTTGGGACGCTCGAGAGGCGGAAAACCAGTGTCCGATATAGTCAAATTCGATGATGAGGCAGTCCAGCGCGCGGTGGAAGTGCTGCGGCGCGGCGGTCTCGTCGCCATTCCGACCGAAACCGTTTATGGCCTTGCCGCCGACGCTGCGAACGGCGAGGGTGTGGCGGGTATTTTCGCGGCCAAAGGGCGGCCTCAGTTCAATCCGCTGATCGCGCATGTGAGCGGTATTGCGATGGCCGAGCGCTATGTCACTTTCGACGCTCTTTCGCGCAAGCTTGCCGAGATGTTCTGGCCCGGCCCGCTGACCATCGTGCTGCCGCTGAAGGACAGGCAGGATACGGATCGCCCGATCCATCCGCTTGTGACCGCCGGACTTTCGACCCTCGCCATCCGCATGCCGCTTGGCCGCGTGCGCGATATCATCGAGGGGCTCGACAGTCCGGTTGCAGCGCCAAGCGCCAACACGTCAGGCCGTATCAGCCCAACAAGCGCTCGTGCCGTTGCCGACGACCTCGGCAACAAGCTTGATCTGATCCTCGATGCCGGTCCCTGCGGCGTTGGGGTTGAATCCACCATCGTCAAGGTTGACGGTAATAAAGTGCATCTGCTCCGGCCGGGCGGACTGGCTGCGGAAGAAATCGAAGCCGTGATTGGTGAGAAGCTCGTGCGCGCCGACCACACATCGGCAATTCAGGCGCCGGGCATGATGGCCTCGCATTATGCGCCTGATGCTGCGATGCGGCTCGGTGTCGGCTCGGTGCAGCCGGGCGAAGCCCTGCTTGCCTTTGGCCCGCAGCGCGTGGCCGGGGCCGATACGGCAAAGGTGATCATGAACTTGAGCGCTGATGGCAATTTGCGCGAAGCCGCGGCCAATCTGTTCGATTTCATGCGCAGGCTGGACGCGACAGGTGCCACCACCATTGCCGTCGAGCCTATCCCCTTTGAAGGCCTCGGCGAGGCCATCAACGACCGTTTGAAACGCGCGGCGGCCCCGCGTTAA
- a CDS encoding tetratricopeptide repeat protein, whose product MRQGSKYRPLYGLLLSLLAGIAIPTSGALAKATNDPAPPPVRAGSFAGAYLAGRTAESDNNLATAVDFYRQAMAFDPGNAQIKQDLLLVLLTEGRFKDALPLAEELKNVPDIERFSRVALAIDAIDRKQYRKVGQLLMLSLQSDMDRLATGFMSAWVKVGQGNPKQALADIQKMQGPEWYGLFRTYNSALIADLAGQKQEARDFYQQAIDDRPGGSAAPDTYERIVMAYASFKLRQGDKEGAIKTLNDAAELLNGRMTITEMREKIEAGEKYGRLIKTAQEGTAEALYTLGTAINRSGAEAFAKLYLQMSLPLRPDNDATLYQLGDISAKLRQPEKAIDYYGRVPEKSPYRRDAEMQRALNLAENDQSADAVKQLRVLLDRDKTDMRTYLALGGVYAQDKNFADAAKIYDAAVEQIKTPERKDWPVFYQRGIAYERLKQWDKAEPNFRKALELYPDQPQVLNYLGYSWVDRGENLDEALGMIKKAVELRPQDGYIVDSLGWAYYMLGRYDEAVVELEKAVKLRPEDPTINDHMGDAYWRVGRLLEATFQWNHAIAGKPEPEDLVKIEAKLKKGLPDIPGQSSADAAKPDEKKPVEQKPEAPEQSPAPAAPSDKAPEKPATD is encoded by the coding sequence ATGCGGCAAGGATCGAAATACCGCCCGCTTTATGGTTTGCTGCTCTCGCTTCTGGCGGGAATCGCGATCCCGACAAGCGGCGCTTTGGCCAAGGCGACAAATGATCCTGCACCGCCTCCTGTCCGCGCCGGTTCGTTTGCCGGGGCCTATCTTGCCGGACGTACCGCCGAATCCGACAATAATCTCGCGACCGCCGTCGATTTCTATCGTCAGGCTATGGCCTTCGATCCGGGCAATGCGCAGATCAAGCAGGATCTGCTACTGGTTTTGCTGACGGAGGGCCGTTTCAAGGATGCGCTGCCTCTGGCGGAAGAACTGAAGAACGTCCCGGACATCGAGCGTTTTTCGCGCGTGGCGCTGGCCATCGACGCCATTGACCGCAAGCAATATCGCAAGGTCGGGCAGCTTCTGATGCTGTCGCTGCAATCCGATATGGATCGCCTTGCGACCGGCTTCATGAGCGCGTGGGTGAAGGTCGGGCAGGGCAACCCCAAACAGGCGCTCGCCGATATCCAGAAAATGCAGGGACCGGAATGGTATGGTCTGTTCCGCACCTATAATTCCGCACTGATAGCCGATCTCGCCGGCCAGAAGCAGGAAGCGCGTGATTTCTACCAGCAGGCCATCGACGATCGGCCCGGCGGGAGCGCTGCCCCTGACACTTACGAACGCATCGTGATGGCCTATGCCTCCTTCAAGCTTCGTCAGGGTGACAAGGAAGGTGCTATCAAGACGTTGAATGATGCAGCCGAGCTTTTGAACGGTCGCATGACGATCACCGAAATGCGTGAAAAGATCGAGGCTGGCGAGAAATATGGCCGCCTGATCAAAACCGCTCAGGAAGGGACTGCCGAAGCGCTCTATACTCTTGGCACTGCGATCAACCGCAGCGGCGCGGAAGCCTTTGCAAAGCTTTATCTGCAGATGTCGTTGCCGCTGCGTCCGGACAATGACGCAACGCTTTATCAGCTGGGCGATATTTCCGCCAAGTTGCGCCAGCCGGAAAAGGCCATCGACTACTATGGTCGCGTGCCGGAGAAGTCGCCTTATCGTCGTGATGCGGAAATGCAGCGTGCACTCAATCTGGCGGAAAACGACCAGTCTGCCGACGCCGTCAAGCAGCTGAGAGTTCTGCTCGACCGTGACAAGACCGACATGCGCACTTATCTGGCGCTCGGTGGTGTCTATGCACAGGACAAGAATTTCGCCGATGCGGCGAAGATTTATGATGCTGCGGTGGAACAGATCAAGACGCCGGAACGCAAGGACTGGCCGGTCTTCTACCAGCGCGGCATCGCCTATGAACGCCTGAAGCAATGGGACAAGGCGGAGCCCAATTTCCGCAAGGCGCTGGAGCTTTATCCCGATCAGCCACAGGTGCTGAACTATCTTGGTTATTCCTGGGTCGACCGGGGTGAAAATCTCGATGAAGCGCTGGGCATGATCAAGAAGGCGGTCGAGCTGCGTCCGCAGGACGGCTATATCGTCGACTCGCTGGGCTGGGCCTATTACATGCTGGGCCGGTATGACGAGGCGGTGGTCGAACTGGAAAAGGCGGTCAAGCTTCGTCCGGAAGACCCGACGATCAACGACCATATGGGCGATGCCTACTGGCGTGTCGGGCGTCTTCTGGAAGCGACATTCCAGTGGAACCATGCCATTGCAGGCAAGCCCGAGCCGGAAGATCTGGTGAAGATCGAGGCGAAGCTGAAGAAGGGTTTGCCGGATATCCCGGGGCAATCTTCTGCCGATGCTGCAAAGCCCGACGAGAAAAAGCCTGTCGAGCAGAAGCCGGAAGCTCCTGAACAATCGCCTGCGCCTGCCGCACCGTCCGACAAGGCTCCAGAAAAACCGGCTACTGACTAA
- a CDS encoding glycine--tRNA ligase subunit alpha, with translation MHPTRSFQGLILTLHNYWAEHGCAILQPYDMEVGAGTFHPATTLRSLGPKPWKAAYVQPSRRPKDGRYGENPNRLQHYYQYQVIIKPSPPNLQDLYLGSLRAIGLDPTLHDVRFVEDDWESPTLGAWGLGWECWCDGMEVSQFTYFQQVCGIECSPVSGELTYGLERLAMYVQGVDNVYDLNFNGLEGDEKVTYGEVFLQAEQEYSRYNFEMANTEALRQHFIDAERECEAILKAGAPGPNANHQMHKSVFPAYDQCIKASHVFNLMDARGVISVTERQSYILRVRNLARQCGEAFLLTDAGGFNFKREGE, from the coding sequence ATGCATCCCACCCGTTCCTTTCAGGGTCTGATCCTGACGCTCCATAACTATTGGGCGGAGCACGGTTGCGCTATCTTGCAGCCCTATGACATGGAAGTGGGTGCGGGTACGTTCCACCCGGCAACGACGCTGCGTTCGCTGGGGCCGAAGCCGTGGAAGGCTGCCTATGTGCAGCCATCGCGTCGTCCGAAGGATGGCCGTTACGGTGAAAACCCGAACCGTCTCCAGCACTATTACCAGTATCAGGTGATCATCAAGCCATCGCCACCGAACCTTCAGGATCTCTATCTCGGTTCGCTGCGCGCCATCGGTCTCGATCCGACGCTGCATGACGTGCGCTTCGTGGAAGATGACTGGGAAAGCCCGACGCTCGGCGCATGGGGTCTCGGCTGGGAATGCTGGTGCGACGGCATGGAAGTGTCGCAGTTCACCTATTTCCAGCAGGTCTGCGGCATCGAATGCTCGCCGGTTTCCGGTGAGCTGACCTATGGTCTCGAACGCCTCGCCATGTATGTGCAGGGTGTGGACAATGTTTACGACCTCAACTTCAACGGTCTCGAAGGTGATGAAAAGGTCACCTATGGCGAGGTGTTCCTGCAGGCTGAGCAGGAGTATTCTCGCTACAACTTTGAAATGGCCAATACCGAGGCTTTGCGTCAGCATTTCATCGATGCCGAGCGCGAGTGCGAGGCCATTCTGAAGGCTGGTGCGCCTGGTCCGAACGCCAATCATCAAATGCATAAGAGTGTCTTCCCGGCCTATGACCAGTGCATCAAGGCATCCCACGTGTTCAATCTGATGGATGCGCGCGGCGTGATCTCGGTTACCGAGCGTCAGAGCTATATTCTGCGCGTGCGCAATCTTGCGCGTCAGTGCGGCGAGGCATTCCTTTTGACGGATGCCGGTGGTTTCAATTTCAAGCGTGAGGGCGAGTAA
- a CDS encoding polyprenyl synthetase family protein, with amino-acid sequence MGVVLNLDGKKKQEGSVQPLVDLTKADMARVNEMILSRAGSDVEMIPEVANHLISSGGKRLRPMMTLAAARMFGYEGDGHVRLATAVEFMHTATLLHDDVVDESDLRRGKSTARMIWGNQASVLVGDFLLGQAFKMMVDVGSLDALDVLATSASVIAEGEVMQLAAAKNMETTEDEYLAVIKAKTAALFSAAGEVGPIIAGAQRSDRAALRDYGLNLGLAFQLVDDALDYGGSAADLGKNTGDDFREGKITLPVILSYRRGTDDERAFWKHAIEDGASDDASLEKAIGLMTKHGAIADTVQRARHFGEIARDALAPLKATPQKDALIEVIDFCISRVN; translated from the coding sequence TTGGGTGTGGTTCTAAATCTGGACGGTAAAAAGAAACAGGAAGGATCGGTTCAACCGCTTGTCGATCTGACAAAGGCCGATATGGCGCGGGTGAACGAGATGATCCTTTCCCGGGCCGGGTCCGATGTTGAAATGATACCGGAAGTCGCCAATCATCTGATTTCCTCAGGCGGCAAGCGCCTGCGTCCCATGATGACGCTCGCGGCAGCTCGCATGTTCGGCTACGAAGGCGACGGTCATGTGCGTCTCGCGACTGCTGTGGAATTCATGCACACTGCGACGCTTCTGCACGACGATGTGGTTGATGAAAGCGATCTGCGGCGCGGAAAAAGCACGGCGCGCATGATCTGGGGCAACCAGGCCAGCGTTCTCGTTGGCGATTTCCTTCTGGGGCAGGCCTTCAAGATGATGGTTGATGTCGGTTCGCTCGACGCGCTCGACGTTCTGGCGACCTCGGCTTCGGTGATCGCCGAAGGCGAAGTAATGCAGCTTGCCGCTGCCAAGAACATGGAAACCACCGAAGACGAATATCTGGCGGTCATCAAGGCCAAGACTGCGGCGCTGTTCTCGGCTGCCGGTGAAGTCGGCCCGATCATCGCCGGCGCACAGCGTTCGGATCGTGCGGCGCTGCGCGATTATGGCCTCAATCTCGGTCTTGCCTTTCAGCTGGTCGATGACGCGCTCGATTATGGCGGCTCGGCAGCCGATCTCGGCAAGAATACCGGTGACGATTTCCGCGAAGGCAAGATCACGCTCCCGGTGATTCTGAGCTATCGCCGCGGCACCGACGATGAGCGCGCTTTCTGGAAACACGCAATCGAAGACGGTGCGAGCGATGACGCCTCGCTTGAAAAGGCCATCGGCCTGATGACGAAGCACGGCGCGATTGCCGACACGGTGCAGCGCGCGCGGCATTTCGGCGAAATTGCCCGAGATGCTCTGGCACCTCTGAAAGCGACGCCTCAAAAGGACGCGCTGATCGAAGTCATTGATTTCTGCATCAGCCGCGTGAACTGA